A portion of the Thermomicrobiales bacterium genome contains these proteins:
- a CDS encoding HD domain-containing protein: MSELSRDDAWALVTEYIQSESLRRHCLSVETAMRAYAVKYGESPEDWGAIGLIHDFDYEIHPTLDQHPQDGVPILQERGYPDWAIEAVLSHADHLDVPRDTNLKITLYAVDELTGFITAVAFVRPSKSVAEVTPQAVRKKMKDKAFARAVDREAMLHGAELMGVDFDEHVAFVIQAMTDNADALGLAGVPVSANAG, encoded by the coding sequence GTGTCCGAACTTTCCCGAGATGACGCGTGGGCGCTTGTCACCGAGTACATCCAAAGTGAGAGCCTGCGTCGTCATTGCCTGTCGGTCGAAACAGCGATGCGCGCGTACGCCGTGAAGTACGGCGAATCGCCGGAGGATTGGGGCGCGATTGGGTTGATTCACGATTTCGACTACGAGATTCACCCAACACTCGATCAGCATCCGCAGGACGGCGTCCCGATCTTGCAGGAGCGCGGGTATCCGGACTGGGCGATCGAAGCCGTGCTGAGTCACGCGGATCACCTGGATGTGCCACGGGACACGAACCTCAAGATCACCCTTTACGCGGTGGACGAGTTGACCGGATTCATCACCGCGGTCGCATTTGTGCGGCCCAGCAAGTCGGTTGCCGAGGTCACCCCGCAGGCAGTGCGCAAGAAGATGAAGGACAAAGCGTTCGCCCGGGCGGTCGACCGGGAGGCTATGCTTCACGGGGCGGAACTCATGGGTGTCGATTTCGACGAGCACGTCGCATTCGTCATCCAGGCGATGACCGACAACGCAGACGCGCTCGGCCTGGCAGGCGTGCCGGTATCGGCCAATGCAGGCTAG
- the ruvB gene encoding Holliday junction branch migration DNA helicase RuvB, translated as MTERRSVPTATSSDVPERDRIVSSRQRNEDQRVDGSLRPKSLAEYIGQDRVKTSLTVFIEAAKRRGEPLDHTLLYGPPGLGKTTLASIIATEMAVSLRVTSGPAIERAGDLVSILTNLKSGDVLFIDEIHRLNRVVEEVLYPALEDFAVDIVIGKGPAARSMRINLPRFTLVGATTRLALMTGPLRDRFGSVLRLDFYDIESMTTIINRSASILGVKLTGDGALAIARRSRGTPRIANRLLKRVRDVAEVRGAPVIDAALAADALEMLDVDELGLDEIDRRILRTIVEKFDGGPVGIDTISAATSEESDTIMDVYEPYLIQLGFLQRTPRGRVATRRAYDHLRIEPPASFDVQQQQFLFEDLE; from the coding sequence ATGACCGAGCGCCGCTCTGTTCCCACTGCCACCAGCTCCGATGTTCCCGAGCGCGACCGCATCGTGTCGTCGCGCCAACGGAATGAAGACCAACGCGTCGACGGATCGTTGCGGCCAAAGAGTCTGGCCGAGTACATCGGTCAGGATCGCGTCAAGACGAGTTTGACGGTCTTCATCGAGGCCGCAAAGCGCCGTGGCGAGCCGCTCGACCATACGCTGCTCTACGGACCGCCAGGTCTCGGCAAGACGACGCTGGCATCGATCATCGCCACCGAGATGGCGGTCAGCCTGCGCGTGACGTCCGGTCCGGCAATCGAGCGGGCGGGCGATCTCGTCTCCATCCTGACCAATCTCAAATCAGGCGATGTGCTGTTCATCGACGAGATACACCGGCTGAATCGCGTGGTCGAAGAAGTGCTCTATCCGGCGCTCGAGGACTTTGCGGTGGATATCGTAATCGGCAAGGGTCCGGCGGCCCGTTCGATGCGGATCAATCTCCCCCGCTTCACCCTCGTCGGCGCCACTACGCGGCTCGCTCTCATGACCGGCCCATTGCGCGATCGGTTCGGTTCGGTGCTCCGACTCGATTTCTACGATATCGAGTCGATGACAACGATCATCAATCGTTCCGCGTCCATCCTGGGCGTGAAACTCACCGGAGATGGCGCGCTTGCGATCGCCAGGCGTTCACGCGGAACACCGCGAATCGCCAATCGTCTCCTCAAGCGGGTGCGAGATGTGGCCGAAGTGCGCGGCGCGCCGGTCATCGACGCGGCCCTGGCAGCCGACGCGCTCGAGATGCTCGATGTGGATGAGCTCGGTCTCGATGAGATCGACCGGCGCATCCTGCGCACCATCGTGGAGAAGTTCGACGGCGGTCCGGTTGGGATCGACACGATTTCGGCCGCGACCAGCGAAGAATCAGACACGATCATGGATGTGTACGAACCTTATCTCATTCAGCTCGGATTCTTGCAGCGAACCCCACGCGGTCGGGTGGCGACCCGCAGGGCGTATGACCATCTGAGAATCGAGCCACCAGCCTCGTTCGATGTCCAGCAGCAGCAGTTCCTCTTCGAGGACCTCGAATAG
- the queA gene encoding tRNA preQ1(34) S-adenosylmethionine ribosyltransferase-isomerase QueA: MRTADFDYELPTELIAQTPLERRDASRLLVLDRSESKLLHTTIDQLPSLLRAGDLLVANNSRVLAGRLATRKVDTGGKVELLLLHPAADGNWEALAKPARRLRPGTRLVVEGTAHEIEIVAKDEGGIVRIVVPDALLAELDRVGTVPLPPYIHERLNDSDRYQTIYSSVPGSAAAPTAGLHLTPELMERLRSSGIGWAEVTLDIGLDTFRPVAVDDLADHVMHAETCRIDEVTVEQIARTKRDGGRVIALGTTAARTLETAGQLWSEADPFPFETATRIFISPGYKWRVVDGLLTNFHLPRSTLIMMVSALAGRERILDAYQEAIRERYRFFSFGDAMLIL; the protein is encoded by the coding sequence ATGCGAACGGCCGACTTCGATTACGAGCTCCCAACCGAGCTGATTGCCCAGACCCCGCTCGAGCGCCGCGACGCCTCTCGCTTGCTCGTGCTCGACCGGAGTGAAAGCAAACTGCTGCATACGACCATCGATCAGTTGCCGTCGTTGCTTCGAGCGGGTGACTTGCTCGTGGCGAACAACAGCCGGGTGCTTGCCGGACGGCTCGCCACACGGAAGGTCGACACGGGCGGAAAAGTCGAGCTGTTGCTGCTGCATCCGGCGGCAGACGGGAACTGGGAGGCGCTTGCCAAGCCTGCACGGAGGCTAAGGCCCGGCACGCGGCTGGTTGTGGAGGGGACGGCGCATGAGATCGAGATCGTCGCGAAGGACGAGGGCGGGATCGTGCGCATTGTCGTGCCGGATGCTCTGCTGGCCGAGCTCGACCGGGTCGGGACCGTTCCGTTGCCACCGTACATTCATGAGCGCTTGAACGACTCAGATCGCTATCAGACGATCTATTCATCAGTGCCGGGTTCTGCAGCGGCGCCCACGGCTGGACTCCACCTCACCCCGGAATTGATGGAGCGACTGCGGTCATCCGGTATCGGCTGGGCAGAAGTGACCCTGGATATTGGGCTAGATACCTTCCGCCCAGTGGCCGTAGACGATCTCGCGGACCATGTCATGCATGCGGAGACGTGTCGAATAGATGAGGTGACCGTCGAGCAGATCGCTCGCACCAAGCGCGATGGAGGACGTGTGATCGCATTGGGAACGACCGCAGCCCGAACGCTCGAAACGGCTGGCCAGCTTTGGTCGGAAGCGGATCCTTTTCCGTTCGAAACCGCGACACGGATCTTCATTTCGCCCGGCTACAAATGGCGCGTGGTCGATGGTCTGCTCACCAACTTCCATCTGCCGAGATCGACGCTCATCATGATGGTGAGCGCGTTGGCCGGACGTGAGCGCATTCTGGATGCCTATCAGGAAGCCATCCGCGAGCGGTATCGCTTCTTCTCCTTTGGCGACGCGATGCTTATCCTTTAG